The sequence GGCGCAGCCGTTCCCGGATGACAGGCCGCGGCGGGTGTAGGAAGGCGACTTTTGGAGGCTGGCCGTCCCGGGTCCAGCCCCGGATGACGCTCACTTGAGCGGCAGGCGCTTGTCCGGCAGGCTGCGGCGCGGAATATAGCGCTTGGCCGGGCGAGCGGCGGGCACCCACTCTTCGATCACCTCGGTCTCGGTGCAGTTCTCCTGCGGCGCGACCGGTGCGGCCACGCTTGTCATGGCCACCGGCACCAAGACCATCATCGGCTGCATGGCATAGCCATAGGTCATTTGGCCGAACGGGTGTCCGTAGCCATTGCTGCCGTATCCAGAACTATAGCTCGCCATGTAGCGATCAAGGTAGCTTTCGCAGTAATCGCCCGCACGGCGGCGGTCGGACGAATCGCCGATCGCCGCGCCGGCGACGGCGCCAGCCACCCCGCCGACAACGGCGCCCAGGGTCCGATTGCCCCGGCCGGCAATCGCACTGCCGGCGACCCCGCCG comes from Novosphingobium ginsenosidimutans and encodes:
- a CDS encoding glycine zipper 2TM domain-containing protein, with product MSPRGQALQLVLAAGLTGLAAPALAADQPAPLPPMPAGSQVMPVGQAGPERAAWEEARADWLAECRQRFDGTGKLTGGVVGGLVGGVAGSAIAGRGNRTLGAVVGGVAGAVAGAAIGDSSDRRRAGDYCESYLDRYMASYSSGYGSNGYGHPFGQMTYGYAMQPMMVLVPVAMTSVAAPVAPQENCTETEVIEEWVPAARPAKRYIPRRSLPDKRLPLK